In the Acetobacterium sp. KB-1 genome, AAAGTACCCGATTATGCAATAATGATTGAACAAGTCGGTGAACATCTCATATTGTATGAAATCGAATTTCACGATGCAGATGTAACGGTTGACTTGGAGAATATCGGCCATATTCTTCTTTAACGAATAAACATCGCGCAATTAACACGCAAATTTATAAGTTCAATGCTTCACCCCAGCAATCCACCAGTTTTTCCAAAGAATAGCTGGCATTGGCGGGACTGGTGGATGGTAGCTTGACAATAGCCTTCTTAGTCGCCTCAAAACAGTATCGGTTGTATAATTCATAAGCTTTGCCGCCGTTGGCAAAAATAGTTTTGATGTCAGTCTTATTTAATAGTAACCCCATATCATTGGGCACCACATTTTTAATGGAGCTGTCACTTGAGCCAATGATATCGCAGGAATAAATCACATCCCAGACAGCAATTTGGTTTTCTAGCAGCAGGGTCTTTTGATCTTCAATGGTGTCAGGGGTTGACCAGCCCACCAGAGCACTGATCACTTTCCAGAATCTATTTTGGGGGTGCTGGTAGTAAAAATCCCTTGCTCGGGACTTTACCGACGGAAATGTCCCAAGGATCAGGATTTTTGATTTTTTATCATAGACTGGTTCAAAAGTATGGGTTATTGGCATTTTTTCTCCCTCTTCATCTCTTATAACATCATCAAGACCGCATCATAAAACTCCCGTGAATTTGTTGCAGATTCACGGGAGTTTTTATGCTTAAATTCGGATTGCCTGCGCCTCGGTCCATTGGGAAATGGTCTGATCCGGCGAATACTGATACAGATTGACGGTTTCAATGGCTGAACTGCCTTTGGGCGGTGTAATCACCACAAAGGTCCGAGTCGGGTAACCCTGAGCATTATCAATCCAGGTGCCGCTGTTGGCATAAATGTTTTTTTGATGGTCGCGGTTGGTCATGGGGATAACATCGGCCACATGGGTATGGCCGAACACCACAATCCGTTTAGACGAGTCTAAATCAAAAAACTGAGTTTGAGCCTGAAAATCGGTAAAGGCAGGGACTGCTGCCTGGGTAATCGCATCTCTGACAGGGATTTTTGCCTTTATTCCATTGATGGTCTGACGCTCCTCCCAGGTATCCTGAATGTTGTGATAAAGCACGCCGCTAATCACTCCTGTTTCTTTATCTTGTTGAGGAATACAGTCATTAATGGAATAATTTTCTGTAAATCCATCAATATTAGTTTTTAACACCTTGTCCTCAAAGCTTTCTTTGACTGGCAACACCGATAAAATCGCTTTCCAGGTTTCATAGTACAAATAGGCATTAAATTGACTGGGGTCTTCTTTGTTGGGAATCATTTCCGGGAAGACATTGTCTGACTGGGGATGGCCCTCAACTACACAGGTGGTGGCAATACGGGTAAAGAAATAACCCGGCGGCAAAATAGTGGTATTATCGTTTGTGATCGCTCGGTTTGAAAGCGGGTCAGGGGTACAGAAAAAATTGTACTTGTGGCCATGCTCAATAACAATTTCTGAATTGGAACCGGTAACGTAGGTACCTAGACCCTGGAGTTCTGCTCGGGCCTGACTGATGCCCGGAAAGATTCGAGCCACATCGGCCTCAGTCAGCAATAAATCATGGTTCCCAGGAACATAGGTCACCTTGATTTCGCCGGCTTTGATAATGGCATTAAAGCCGTCAACGATGGCCTGGTTGTTGGCCGCCACCTGATCAAAGAAAGCTGCTTTGGAATCCGGCATCTGATAATCCATCGGTAAAAACCATTCGTCCAGTAAGTCGCCGCCGATGACCAGTTCTTTGACATTAGGCGAATTTTTGACCTGGCCCAAGAAATCCACCAGCGCCTGTTTATTTTTTTCCAGCTCGGCAAAGGCTGAATCAACACCCAGATGAAAATCGCTGGCAATAATAATTTGGGTTCGTTCTTCGTTTAACTCCGGGTTGCCGGATAAATCAAAATCAATATTGGTGACGAAATAGCCGACATAATCGCACCCCAGCGATGCTTTGGTCTTAGAACCCAGGGTGCTTTTTATCACCAGCTGATACTCTTCCCCCTGGGCAAAACGGGTAATATCTTTATTATTAATTCGGATGGTTTGGGGATCATTGAGATCGATTTTTACCGCACAGATTTCTTCCACCGGATTTCCGGTGCTATCGATGCGATACAGCTTCACCGCATCAGCGATGGTAGATGGATCCAGTTCATCGCTAAATTTAAGCAAAATGGTTTGAATCTTGTCATTTACCGGTGGGTTATCTATCTCGTCTGACATTAACACATTGGACTCGATGGTCATCTCTTTTACACCATCCGAAATTGCTGTGTAGGCGCCCAAAATAGAATTGGCGATCTTTAAACACGCCAGGCTGAAATACTTTGTGGTTTTCATAATCATAACTCCTCTATAAATTTATTGTGGATTTGATTTTGACGAAACTGATCAATCATATGATTCTTTTGAAAAATTGTCAGAACTAACCCAAGGGCTCCACCGACTACTTCTATAAAGATAAATTAAACTGACAATTGCTCAGTGTACGGGCGAGAGTCTAGACCCCTTGACCATCACGGATCGACCTCTTGTTATAATACCTAATGCAACTTATATCGCTATTTCCACATCATTTTTGCTTGCGCTTCTGCGCTTCTGCCATAATATTCTTAAGCGTCAGCAATAAAGGATTGCTCTTGGTATTACTGAGGGCATCCTTAGAGTAGGTCAGCCCGGTCATCGAGTTGGCTTCACAGATGTAATAAGTGTCGTTTTCACCAAAGAGAAAATCGATACTGCCAAAGTAGATATCCAGCACAGCGGCAGCTCGTTCTGCGATGTTAATCACCTCAGCCGGTGGGGTAATAAATTGCAGATCACCGCCCTGAGAAAGGTTGGATTTAAAGTTGTCGCCATTGTCGCGGATATAGGCGGTTGAGAATTTTCCACCGCTTAGCATAATCCGCATATCCCGCCCTTTTGAGGCGGCGATACACTCCTGAATCAGGATGTGATCATCAAAATTCATGGCCGCATAAAGATCCAGAATGTTTTCCAGTTCTTTTTCGGTCTTAATCAGAACCACGCCTTTGCCCTTGCTGCCGTGCATCACCTTAACCACACAGGGTAATCCCAGCTCACTGGCAATAAAGGACGGCTTTGTTTTCGGGGTCATCAGCACCGTTTTAGGGAATAAAAAGCCCTGCTCAGCGGCGCCCAGTTTTTGAAAGGTTAACAGCTTGTCAGCGGTATTGTTCAGACTTTCAGAGCTATTGACACAAAGTACATTAAGGGATTCCAGCATTTTGACAACAGCCTTGCTATGATAGTTATTGCCGCCGAAAAAGGCTGACAGCGAAAAGTCCGGCACCTCTACCGCTTCGCCGCCGATGAAACAATGCAGACTGTCGCCCGGTTCGCACATCACCTGAACCTCACTGACATCCACGGTTCTGATATTGACCCCCATCTTTTCAATCAGCGCAATAATCGTCTGGATCGACGGTTCCGCCAGCGTTTCATGATTAACCAATAACCAACCTAGCATGTTTTTTCACCTTCTCGCAAGCGTTTTTTCCAGAGCGGTTCCGGTCTGTTTTTTACCTGCTTCATTAAATCCGCAAACATCACTTTGATGTCAAAGGCCACTCCCGGCATGGCATTGGCTTCACATAAATAGAAGGTATCATTTTCGCCAAAGAGAAAATCGACGCTGCCCATATTGATTTTAAGCAGCTGGGCAACCCTTTCAGCGGCCTCAATCACCGCAGCCGGTGGAGTATATTCGACGATATGACCGCCCTTGGCGAGATTGGAACGAAAGCTCTGTTCATTCTGACGGATAAATGATTTGACAAACTTACCGTTGGCCAAAATCATCCGTAGATCGCGACCGGAGGAGGCTTTGATACACTCCTGAATAATAATTTCATCGCCGATTTCGCTGGCGGTACTCATACTGATCAGGTTATCCAGTTCTTTTTCATTGTTAACCAGCACCACCCCTTTGCCCTTACTGCCATGCATGACCTTCATCACCACGGGATAATCAAACAGTTTACTGACAAAGGATGCTTCAGTATATTCCGTAACCAGCAGGGTTTTAGGAAAACAAACCGCTTCAATGGACTCGGCCACCAACTGAAAGGTCAGCAGCTTATCATCGACATTTTTGATCGCATCATACGAATTGATGCAGAGTACGCCCAATGATTCCAGCATTCGCAATGCTGCCGAGGTATGGTAGTTTTTTTCAGTAAAGAAGGCTGCCACCACATAATCCGGTACCGCCATGATTTCGTCCCCGACATAAAGTTTTCCGTCAAAGTCATGGTCACAGACCACATGGATCTGTAGCGGATCAACCACCGTTAGGTCAACATGTAACTCTTCCACCACCTTCATAATTTTCACAATTGAAGGATCTTCCATTTTTCCGGGATTTCTTAATAACCAACCTTTCATTCTAACCTCCTAATTTTATCTATCTAC is a window encoding:
- a CDS encoding DNA-deoxyinosine glycosylase, which translates into the protein MPITHTFEPVYDKKSKILILGTFPSVKSRARDFYYQHPQNRFWKVISALVGWSTPDTIEDQKTLLLENQIAVWDVIYSCDIIGSSDSSIKNVVPNDMGLLLNKTDIKTIFANGGKAYELYNRYCFEATKKAIVKLPSTSPANASYSLEKLVDCWGEALNL
- a CDS encoding metallophosphoesterase; this translates as MKTTKYFSLACLKIANSILGAYTAISDGVKEMTIESNVLMSDEIDNPPVNDKIQTILLKFSDELDPSTIADAVKLYRIDSTGNPVEEICAVKIDLNDPQTIRINNKDITRFAQGEEYQLVIKSTLGSKTKASLGCDYVGYFVTNIDFDLSGNPELNEERTQIIIASDFHLGVDSAFAELEKNKQALVDFLGQVKNSPNVKELVIGGDLLDEWFLPMDYQMPDSKAAFFDQVAANNQAIVDGFNAIIKAGEIKVTYVPGNHDLLLTEADVARIFPGISQARAELQGLGTYVTGSNSEIVIEHGHKYNFFCTPDPLSNRAITNDNTTILPPGYFFTRIATTCVVEGHPQSDNVFPEMIPNKEDPSQFNAYLYYETWKAILSVLPVKESFEDKVLKTNIDGFTENYSINDCIPQQDKETGVISGVLYHNIQDTWEERQTINGIKAKIPVRDAITQAAVPAFTDFQAQTQFFDLDSSKRIVVFGHTHVADVIPMTNRDHQKNIYANSGTWIDNAQGYPTRTFVVITPPKGSSAIETVNLYQYSPDQTISQWTEAQAIRI
- a CDS encoding RimK family alpha-L-glutamate ligase, with translation MLGWLLVNHETLAEPSIQTIIALIEKMGVNIRTVDVSEVQVMCEPGDSLHCFIGGEAVEVPDFSLSAFFGGNNYHSKAVVKMLESLNVLCVNSSESLNNTADKLLTFQKLGAAEQGFLFPKTVLMTPKTKPSFIASELGLPCVVKVMHGSKGKGVVLIKTEKELENILDLYAAMNFDDHILIQECIAASKGRDMRIMLSGGKFSTAYIRDNGDNFKSNLSQGGDLQFITPPAEVINIAERAAAVLDIYFGSIDFLFGENDTYYICEANSMTGLTYSKDALSNTKSNPLLLTLKNIMAEAQKRKQK
- a CDS encoding RimK family alpha-L-glutamate ligase, with the protein product MKGWLLRNPGKMEDPSIVKIMKVVEELHVDLTVVDPLQIHVVCDHDFDGKLYVGDEIMAVPDYVVAAFFTEKNYHTSAALRMLESLGVLCINSYDAIKNVDDKLLTFQLVAESIEAVCFPKTLLVTEYTEASFVSKLFDYPVVMKVMHGSKGKGVVLVNNEKELDNLISMSTASEIGDEIIIQECIKASSGRDLRMILANGKFVKSFIRQNEQSFRSNLAKGGHIVEYTPPAAVIEAAERVAQLLKINMGSVDFLFGENDTFYLCEANAMPGVAFDIKVMFADLMKQVKNRPEPLWKKRLREGEKTC